Proteins from one Prinia subflava isolate CZ2003 ecotype Zambia chromosome 4, Cam_Psub_1.2, whole genome shotgun sequence genomic window:
- the NAGA gene encoding alpha-N-acetylgalactosaminidase, with translation METVVLSGLALALDLALSSMALENGLARTPPMGWMSWERFRCNVDCQADPRNCISEQLFFEMADRLAEDGWRELGYEYINIDDCWSAKQRDMTGQLVPDPRRFPSGIKALADYVHARGLKLGIYGDLGIFTCEGYPGTMLEHVKQDAQTFAAWGVDMLKLDGCYSSAEEQAKGYPEMARALNATGHPIVYSCSWPAYQGGLPPKVNYTILAEICNLWRNYDDIQDSWDSVLSIVDWFFTNQDVLQPAAGPGHWNDPDMLIIGNFGLSYEQSRSQMALWTVMAAPLLMSTDLRTISPSAKEILQNRLMIQINQDPLGIQGRRIVKEKSHIEVFLRPLSQAASALVFFSRRTDMPFRYTTSLAKLHFPEDAVYEVQDVYIGKIIGTLKTSDNFSIIINPSGVVMWYLRPMALLVQPWHVDRQQVPGKGFYPAFL, from the exons ATGGAGACGGTGGTACTGAGCGGGCTGGCCCTGGCGTTGGACCTGGCACTGTCCTCCATGGCTCTGGAGAACGGGCTGGCGCGCACTCCCCCCATGGGCTGGATGTCCTGGGAGAGGTTCCGCTGCAACGTGGACTGCCAGGCGGATCCCCGCAACTGCATCAG TGAGCAGCTCTTCTTCGAGATGGCAGACCGGCTGGCAGAGGATGGTTGGAGGGAACTGGGCTATGAGTACATCAACATTGATGACTGCTGGTCTGCCAAGCAGCGGGACATGACGGGACAGCTGGTTCCCGACCCCAGGAGATTTCCCAGCGGAATTAAGGCTCTGGCTGACTAT GTCCATGCCAGGGGCCTGAAGCTGGGCATTTATGGTGACCTGGGCATCTTCACCTGTGAGGGCTACCCAGGCACCATGCTGGAACATGTGAAGCAGGATGCCCAGACCTTTGCAGCATGGGGTGTGGACATGTTGAAGCTGGATGGATGCTACTCgtctgcagaggagcaggcaaAGG GGTACCCAGAAATGGCGAGGGCCTTGAACGCCACAGGCCACCCCATTGTCTACTCCTGCAGCTGGCCAGCATATCAAGGGGGTCTTCCCCCCAAG GTGAACTACACCATCCTGGCAGAGATCTGTAACCTGTGGCGTAACTATGATGACATCCAGGACTCCTGGGACAGTGTGCTTTCCATCGTGGACTGGTTCTTCACAAACCAGgatgtgctgcagccagcagctggcCCCGGTCACTGGAACGACCCAGACATG CTCATCATTGGAAACTTCGGCCTTAGCTACGAGCAGTCACGCTCCCAAATGGCTTTGTGGACAGTGATGGCAGCTCCGCTCCTCATGTCCACGGATCTCCGGACCATCTCCCCCAGTGCCAAGGAGATCCTGCAGAACCGCCTGATGATCCAGATCAACCAGGACCCCCTGGGAATCCAGGGGCGCAGAATTGTCAAG GAGAAGTCACACATCGAGGTGTTTCTGCGCCCATTGTCCCAGGCTGCCAGTGCCCTTGTGTTCTTCAGCCGGAGGACAGATATGCCCTTCCGCTACACCACCAGCCTGGCCAAGCTCCACTTCCCTGAGGATGCTGTGTATGAG GTACAAGACGTGTACATTGGGAAGATCATTGGGACCTTAAAGACATCAGACAACTTCTCAATCATTATTAACCCCTCAGGGGTAGTGATGTGGTATCTCCGTCCCATGGCACTCCTGGTACAACCCTGGCATGTTGACAGACAGCAAGTCCCCGGCAAGGGTTTCTACCCAGCCTTTCTATGA
- the PHETA2 gene encoding sesquipedalian-2 produces the protein MKLNERSVAHYATCDSPADHAGFLRKQVERHHHHVHHHGTSYQRRWFVLKGNLLFYFEERESREPMGLVVLEGCTVELCEAAEEFAFAIRFDDAGARAYVLVADGQAAMEAWVKALSRASFDYMRLVVRELEKQLEEACKSLAACCKSPRRSSLSSSGRKRHLSNPALQPLQEKPCTLENGSSTWTSGGCVVGGATCTNHDGGQTKPPPLPPRRRLATGSATGSPAPGLSPAILERQVSPETICFSKLHNWYGQEIAVLRQEWQERQKRGHP, from the coding sequence ATGAAGCTGAATGAGCGTAGTGTGGCCCACTACGCCACCTGTGACTCGCCTGCCGACCATGCCGGCTTTCTGCGCAAGCAGGTGGAGCGGCACCACCACCATGTCCACCACCATGGCACTTCCTACCAGCGCCGTTGGTTTGTCCTCAAGGGCAATCTTCTCTTCTACTTTGAAGAGCGGGAGAGCCGGGAGCCCATGGGGCTGGTGGTCCTGGAGGGCTGCACTGTGGAGCTGTGTGAGGCTGCTGAGGAGTTCGCCTTTGCCATCCGCTTTGATGATGCTGGTGCCAGGGCTTATGTGCTGGTGGCCGATGGGCAGGCTGCCATGGAGGCCTGGGTGAAGGCACTCTCACGGGCCAGTTTCGACTACATGCGGCTGGTGGTAagggagctggagaagcagctggaggaggccTGCAAGAGCTTGGCTGCTTGCTGTAAGTCTCCACGGAGGTCTTCCTTGTCCTCCTCTGGCAGGAAGAGGCATCTCTCCAACCCTGCCTTGCAACCTCTCCAGGAGAAGCCCTGCACCCTGGAGAATGGCTCCTCCACATGGACTAGTGGTGGTTGTGTCGTTGGTGGGGCCACCTGCACCAACCATGATGGGGGGCAAACAAAGCCCCCACCCCTGCCTCCACGCCGGCGCTTGGccactggcagtgccacaggatCCCCAGCACCTGGCCTCTCACCAGCCATACTGGAGCGCCAAGTGTCACCGGAAACGATCTGCTTCTCCAAGCTGCACAACTGGTACGGGCAGGAGATCGCAGTGCTGAGACAGGAGTGGCAGGAGAGGCAGAAGCGGGGACACCCGTGA
- the SMDT1 gene encoding essential MCU regulator, mitochondrial, which produces MAPGPVVAVALRACTAPISPSPHKPREISGDAWARPRLAADGRMAAAAGRLLAVTMARSGRAGWGEVGRAPAMPLVPSRGATVTRSGAILPKPVKTPFGLLRVFSVVIPFLYVGTQISKNFAALLEEHDIFVPEDDDDDD; this is translated from the exons ATGGCCCCAGGCCCCGTGGTCGCGGTGGCGCTCCGCGCATGCACAGCGCCGATCTCGCCGTCTCCCCACAAGCCTCGCGAGATCTCAGGTGACGCCTGGGCTCGGCCGCGGCTCGCGGCAGACGGGAGGATGGCAGCGGCAGCCGGGCGGCTCCTGGCGGTGACCATGGCTCGCTCGGGGCGTGCGGGCTGGGGCGAGGTGGGCCGAGCCCCGGCCATGCCACTAGTGCCCTCCCGGGGCGCCACCGTCACCCGCAGCGGCGCCATTTTGCCCAAGCCGGTTAAG ACGCCCTTCGGCCTCCTCAGAGTGTTCAGCGTCGTGATCCCTTTCCTGTATGTTGGTACTCAGATCAGTAAGAACTTTGCAGCCTTACTTGAAGAACATGATATTTTTGTCCCAGAGgatgatgatgacgatgatTAA
- the NDUFA6 gene encoding NADH dehydrogenase [ubiquinone] 1 alpha subcomplex subunit 6, producing the protein MAVAGKGVVSAAVKPIFSRDLGEAKRRVRELYRAWYREVPNTVHLYQLDITVKQGRNKVREMFMKNAHVTDPRVIDMLVIKGKMELQETIHVWKQRTHVMRYFHETETPQPKEFLSRFYAGHSP; encoded by the exons ATGGCCGTGGCGGGTAAGGGAGTGGTGTCGGCCGCCGTCAAGCCAATCTTCAGCCGGGACCTGGGCGAAGCGAAGCGGCGCGTCAGGGAGCTGTACCGGGCGTGGTACCGCGAGGTGCCCAACACAG TGCATCTATACCAGCTGGACATCACAGTGAAACAGGGACGTAACAAGGTGCGAGAAATGTTCATGAAGAATGCTCACGTTACGGATCCACGCGTGATAGACATGCTGGTTATTAAG GGGAAAATGGAGCTTCAAGAAACCATTCATGTCTGGAAGCAGAGGACTCACGTCATGAGGTACTTCCATGAGACGGAAACCCCGCAACCTAAAGAATTTCTGTCCAGATTCTATGCGGGCCACAGTCCCTGA
- the LOC134549929 gene encoding cytochrome P450 2D14 translates to MALLLWLGSQLSSIWSNISILAIFLTVFTLLLDFMKRRKKWNHYPPGPASLPFVGTMFSIDFRNPHHSFNQLQKKFGNIFSLQNCWTNLVVLNGYKTMKEALVHKSEDFADRPHFPIYEHVGYGKNSEGIVVARYGHVWKELRRFTLSTLRNFGMGKKSLEERVVEEAGFLCSAVMSEEGKSFDIHVLINNAVCNVICTIVFGDRFDYGDETFNKLSQLFQNSFNEETGFLPQLLNVVPILVRIPGVPQKVFRAQKELMDFIDGVIDKHMKTWDPAYTRDVTDAFLKEMEKGKAAEENGFHYSNLRLVVLDLFTAGSETTSTTLQWALLYMLLHPEIQSKVQAEIDKVIGREIPPTMKDQASMPYTNAVIHEVQRCGDIVPVGLPHMTYRDTELQGFFIPKGTTIITNLSSVLKDETVWEKPNQFYPEHFLDVKGQFVKPEAFLPFSAGRRACLGEQLARMELFLFFTTLLQKFTFVLPEDQPRPREDGHFALTNSPHPYLLRALPR, encoded by the exons ATGGCATTGCTCCTGTGGCTGGGGTCCCAGCTGTCATCCATCTGGAGCAACATCTCTATACTGGCAATTTTTCTTACAGTGTTTACTTTACTGCTTGACTTTATGAAGCGCAGAAAGAAGTGGAACCATTACCCGCCGGGCCCAGCCTCGCTGCCATTCGTCGGGACCATGTTCTCCATTGACTTCCGCAACCCCCACCACTCCTTCAACCAG CTTCAGAAGAAGTTTGGAAACATCTTCAGTCTCCAGAACTGCTGGACCAACCTGGTAGTGCTGAATGGGTATAAAACAATGAAGGAAGCCCTAGTTCACAAATCAGAGGACTTTGCTGACCGGCCGCACTTTCCAATATATGAACATGTAGGCTATGGAAAGAATTCTGAAG GGATTGTTGTAGCAAGATACGGGCACGTCTGGAAGGAGCTAAGGAGATTCACACTCTCTACACTGAGGAACTTTGGGATGGGAAAGAAATCCCTGGAGGAGCGAGTGGTAGAGGAAGCTGGATTTCTTTGTTCTGCAGTCATGTCTGAAGAAG gTAAATCTTTTGATATACATGTTCTTATAAATAATGCTGTCTGCAACGTGATCTGCACCATTGTCTTTGGAGACCGTTTTGACTATGGTGATGAGACCTTCAACAAACTGTCACAGTTATTTCAAAATTCCTTTAATGAAGAAACTGGATTCCTGCCTCAG CTTCTTAATGTGGTTCCCATTTTGGTGCGCATCCCTGGAGTGCCACAGAAAGTCTTTCGAGCACAAAAGGAGTTAATGGACTTCATAGATGGGGTCATAGATAAGCATATGAAGACATGGGACCCTGCCTACACCCGAGATGTCACGgatgcatttttaaaggaaatggagaag gGTAAGGCAGCTGAAGAGAATGGCTTCCACTATAGCAACCTTCGTCTGGTGGTTCTGGATTTGTTTACAGCTGGTTCGGAGACCACCTCCACCACTCTCCAGTGGGCATTGCTGTATATGCTTCTCCACCCAGAAATACAGA GTAAGGTCCAGGCAGAGATTGACAAAGTGATTGGCAGAGAGATACCCCCCACCATGAAGGACCAAGCAAGCATGCCTTACACTAATGCTGTGATTCATGAAGTGCAACGCTGTGGGGATATTGTTCCTGTTGGGCTACCTCACATGACATACCGGGACACCGAGTTGCAAGGCTTCTTTATTCCCAAG GGGACGACAATCATCACCAACTTGTCTTCCGTGCTGAAGGATGAGACAGTCTGGGAGAAACCAAACCAGTTTTACCCTGAACACTTCCTGGATGTGAAGGGGCAATTTGTGAAACCAGAGGCCTTCCTGCCCTTCTCAGCAG GTCGCCGTGCCTGTCTGGGAGAACAGCTGGCCAGGATGGagctctttctcttctttacAACTCTCCTGCAGAAATTCACTTTTGTGCTGCCTGAGGACCAGCCCAGGCCACGGGAGGACGGTCACTTTGCACTCACGAACTCCCCACACCCATATCTGTTGCGAGCTCTCCCAAGATAA